The following proteins come from a genomic window of Denitromonas sp.:
- the trmB gene encoding tRNA (guanosine(46)-N7)-methyltransferase TrmB has protein sequence MTDTHDTPDTPEADGRLSHRAIRSFVLRQGRMSDAQTRFLAAKMPEVGIAYTNARVDLDAVFGRPGPKVVEIGFGMGDATAKIAQALPDTDFVGIEVHGPGVGNLCKLIDTDAIPNLRIIQHDAVEVLQAMIAPDSLDGVHVFFPDPWPKKRHHKRRLIQPGFVALLASRLKPGAYIHCATDWEEYAIQMLEVLSAEPSLANTAPDYAPRPDYRPLTKFEQRGLRLGHGVWDLVFRRR, from the coding sequence ATGACCGACACCCACGACACACCGGACACCCCCGAGGCCGACGGCCGCCTGTCGCACCGCGCCATCCGCAGCTTCGTGCTGCGCCAGGGCCGCATGTCCGACGCCCAGACCCGCTTCCTTGCCGCCAAGATGCCGGAGGTGGGCATTGCCTACACCAACGCCCGGGTCGATCTGGACGCCGTGTTTGGCCGGCCCGGCCCCAAGGTGGTGGAGATCGGCTTTGGCATGGGCGATGCCACGGCCAAGATTGCCCAGGCCCTGCCCGACACCGATTTCGTCGGCATCGAGGTGCACGGGCCCGGCGTGGGCAACCTGTGCAAGCTCATCGACACCGACGCCATCCCCAACCTGCGCATCATCCAGCATGATGCGGTGGAGGTGCTGCAGGCCATGATCGCGCCCGACAGCCTCGATGGCGTGCATGTGTTCTTTCCCGACCCGTGGCCGAAAAAGCGCCACCACAAGCGGCGCCTGATCCAGCCCGGGTTTGTCGCGCTGCTGGCCAGCCGGCTCAAGCCCGGCGCTTACATTCACTGCGCCACCGACTGGGAAGAGTATGCTATCCAGATGCTCGAGGTGCTGTCGGCCGAGCCGTCGCTGGCCAACACCGCCCCCGACTACGCACCGCGGCCCGATTACCGGCCGCTGACCAAGTTCGAACAACGTGGCCTGCGGCTGGGCCATGGGGTGTGGGATCTCGTCTTCCGGCGTCGCTGA
- a CDS encoding MliC family protein, with product MLGRWMAVLSVPLWLAACSSAPTVSVVEAPPADPVTGAPGQMEFTLSSGRYHCDMGQTVDVFRHTDDRNRINVGWHGELVELARNPSASGLPRYESAASGLVWIDLPWKSVLLDDRKGKPLASDCKPA from the coding sequence ATGCTGGGACGATGGATGGCGGTGTTGAGTGTGCCCCTGTGGCTGGCGGCGTGCAGTTCGGCGCCGACCGTGTCGGTGGTGGAGGCGCCGCCCGCCGATCCGGTGACCGGTGCGCCCGGCCAGATGGAATTCACCCTCAGCAGCGGTCGCTATCATTGCGACATGGGCCAGACGGTGGATGTGTTCCGCCACACCGACGACCGCAACCGCATCAACGTCGGCTGGCATGGCGAGCTGGTGGAGCTGGCCCGCAACCCCTCGGCCTCGGGCCTGCCGCGCTACGAGAGTGCAGCGAGCGGCCTGGTGTGGATCGACCTGCCGTGGAAGAGCGTGCTGCTCGACGACCGCAAGGGCAAGCCGCTGGCGAGCGACTGCAAGCCGGCCTGA
- the sppA gene encoding signal peptide peptidase SppA, with product MWRFLTAPFRGIWRLIDILRQLLANLLLLVLVTAIALAWWLSRAPDIADGSVLFLAPEGRLVEAATPPAPTDLLQGGRGVSEVVLDDLLVAIRRAATDKRIRALVIETDRLGPAPITKLAALREGIAAFKASGKPVVARARRYNQAQYYLATAADEILLAPDGYVLLQGLARYGTYYKRALDHLGVKVQVFRAGKYKSFVEPYTRTDMSPEDRAVTRELLDAVWDGLRADVAGARKITPAAVDDYVIGYRNLLAAAGGDTAAMARTQGLVDELMDDNAWAAYQKTRFALDPAAGTPSRVDVDAYLAATADWTRQDGGAIAVLNAQGAIVDGEGPPGTVGGDSTVAMLQALRDDPRVRAVVVRIDSPGGSAFASEQIRLALQALREAGKPVVASMSSVAASGGYWIATGADEIWAAPLTLTGSIGVFGLFPDVSEPMQRLGLDVDGVATAPLAGALDPRRPLSDDASAALQLGVEHTYNRFLARVADARNISLDAADAVAQGRVWTGADAKARGLVDQLGGLEQAVAAAARLAGLSEYHRVEAEAPLPLRLQLLQQLMPDLAQPSGSVGGQWLAQLRRDALELVSWNDPDHLYAHCQCAPLAP from the coding sequence ATGTGGCGTTTTCTGACTGCTCCGTTTCGCGGCATCTGGCGCCTGATCGACATCCTGCGCCAGCTGCTCGCCAACCTGCTGTTGCTTGTGCTGGTGACCGCCATTGCGCTGGCCTGGTGGCTGAGCCGGGCGCCGGACATCGCCGACGGCAGCGTGCTCTTTCTGGCGCCTGAAGGCCGGCTGGTCGAGGCCGCCACGCCGCCGGCGCCGACCGACCTGCTGCAGGGCGGGCGTGGTGTGAGCGAGGTGGTGCTCGACGACCTGCTCGTTGCCATCCGCCGCGCGGCCACCGACAAGCGCATCCGCGCCCTGGTGATCGAGACCGACCGCCTCGGCCCGGCGCCGATCACCAAGCTGGCGGCGCTGCGCGAAGGCATCGCCGCCTTCAAGGCCAGCGGCAAGCCGGTCGTCGCCCGTGCGCGCCGCTACAACCAGGCGCAGTACTACCTGGCCACCGCGGCCGACGAGATCCTTCTCGCCCCCGACGGCTATGTGCTGCTGCAAGGCCTGGCCCGCTACGGCACCTATTACAAGCGCGCGCTCGACCACCTCGGCGTCAAGGTGCAGGTCTTCCGCGCCGGCAAGTACAAGTCCTTCGTCGAGCCCTATACCCGCACCGACATGTCGCCCGAAGACCGTGCCGTGACCCGCGAGCTGCTTGACGCGGTGTGGGACGGGCTGCGTGCCGATGTGGCCGGCGCCCGCAAGATCACCCCCGCGGCGGTGGACGACTATGTGATCGGCTATCGCAACCTGCTCGCCGCGGCCGGGGGCGACACCGCCGCCATGGCCAGGACGCAGGGCCTGGTCGACGAGCTGATGGACGACAACGCCTGGGCCGCCTACCAGAAGACCCGTTTCGCGCTCGACCCGGCGGCCGGCACCCCCTCGCGGGTGGATGTCGACGCCTACCTGGCCGCCACCGCCGACTGGACCCGCCAGGACGGCGGCGCGATTGCCGTGCTCAACGCCCAGGGCGCCATCGTCGATGGTGAGGGCCCGCCGGGCACGGTCGGCGGTGACAGCACCGTGGCCATGCTGCAGGCGCTGCGCGACGACCCGCGGGTGCGTGCCGTGGTGGTGCGCATCGACAGCCCGGGCGGCAGCGCCTTCGCCTCCGAGCAGATCCGCCTCGCCCTGCAGGCGCTGCGCGAGGCCGGCAAGCCGGTGGTCGCCTCGATGAGCTCGGTGGCCGCCTCCGGCGGCTACTGGATCGCCACCGGCGCCGACGAGATCTGGGCCGCGCCGCTGACGCTCACCGGCTCCATCGGCGTGTTCGGCCTGTTCCCGGATGTCTCCGAGCCTATGCAGCGCCTCGGGCTGGATGTCGACGGCGTGGCCACGGCCCCGCTGGCCGGCGCGCTGGACCCGCGCCGGCCGCTGTCGGACGACGCCAGTGCAGCCCTGCAACTGGGCGTCGAGCACACCTACAACCGCTTCCTGGCGCGCGTGGCCGATGCGCGCAACATCAGCCTGGACGCCGCCGATGCCGTCGCTCAGGGGCGGGTATGGACCGGCGCCGACGCCAAGGCGCGCGGGCTGGTCGACCAGCTCGGCGGGCTGGAGCAGGCGGTGGCCGCCGCCGCGCGCCTGGCCGGCCTGAGCGAATACCACCGTGTCGAGGCGGAGGCGCCACTGCCGCTACGCCTGCAACTGCTGCAGCAGCTGATGCCGGACCTGGCCCAGCCCTCGGGCAGCGTGGGCGGCCAGTGGCTGGCGCAGCTGCGCCGCGATGCGCTCGAGCTGGTGTCGTGGAACGACCCCGACCACCTCTACGCGCACTGCCAGTGCGCGCCGCTGGCGCCCTGA